A region of Nocardioides alkalitolerans DNA encodes the following proteins:
- a CDS encoding YihY/virulence factor BrkB family protein translates to MTAPTAPAADRSGRSGRSGRSGRSGRARLVRARHLLWRLVVTTVGACLRNRVTGLAAEAAFFAILSVPPLVFALAGAIGYVSEHFSQAEVEEVRSFVIELSSRALTDAAVDRIVVPTIDEVLEGGRFDVISIGFVLALWSGSRALNVFVDTITIMHGLGGKRGIVATRALSFGLYLLGLVIGAVTLPLVVAGPTLLARLAPPRLDFLLGFYWPTVLLLGICFLATLYHVAVPVRTKWTFNLPGAVFALACWVLGSAALRWGLTVTSAESSSIFGPLAAPIYVLIWLYLLAIAVLIGAAVNAAFDEVFPQTVTATARRELARLLRSRRAATDAGVGD, encoded by the coding sequence ATGACCGCGCCCACCGCTCCCGCTGCGGACCGGTCGGGCCGGTCGGGCCGGTCGGGCCGGTCGGGCCGGTCGGGCCGTGCGCGTCTCGTCCGGGCGCGGCACCTGCTGTGGCGCCTCGTGGTGACGACGGTGGGCGCCTGCCTGCGCAACCGGGTGACGGGCCTGGCGGCGGAGGCGGCGTTCTTCGCGATCCTGTCGGTGCCGCCCCTGGTCTTCGCGCTCGCCGGGGCGATCGGCTACGTCTCCGAGCACTTCTCCCAGGCGGAGGTCGAGGAGGTGCGTTCCTTCGTCATCGAGCTCTCGTCGCGGGCGCTGACGGACGCCGCCGTCGACCGGATCGTCGTGCCGACCATCGACGAGGTGCTCGAGGGCGGGCGCTTCGACGTCATCTCCATCGGCTTCGTGCTCGCCCTGTGGTCGGGGTCCCGGGCGCTCAACGTGTTCGTCGACACCATCACGATCATGCACGGCCTCGGCGGCAAGCGGGGGATCGTCGCGACGCGCGCCCTCTCGTTCGGGCTCTACCTGCTGGGCCTCGTCATCGGTGCGGTCACGCTGCCCCTCGTGGTGGCCGGTCCGACCCTCCTGGCCCGCCTCGCCCCGCCGCGCCTCGACTTCCTCCTGGGGTTCTACTGGCCGACGGTCCTGCTGCTCGGCATCTGCTTCCTCGCGACGCTCTACCACGTCGCCGTACCGGTGCGGACGAAGTGGACCTTCAACCTGCCCGGGGCCGTGTTCGCGCTCGCCTGCTGGGTCCTGGGCTCCGCCGCCCTGCGGTGGGGGCTCACGGTGACGTCGGCCGAGTCGAGCTCGATCTTCGGTCCGCTGGCCGCCCCCATCTACGTGCTGATCTGGCTCTACCTGCTCGCCATCGCCGTGCTGATCGGCGCCGCGGTGAACGCCGCGTTCGACGAGGTCTTCCCGCAGACGGTGACGGCGACGGCGCGGCGTGAGCTCGCCCGCCTGCTGCGCTCCCGGCGGGCCGCGACGGACGCCGGCGTGGGAGACTGA
- a CDS encoding cation:dicarboxylase symporter family transporter yields MSSSTSAAPAQKRKSNARTHYLYIAVIVAVALGILVGAVVPDFAVELEPIGKAFVALIKMMIQPIIFCTIVLGVGSIRSAAKVGKVGGLALGYFIGMSTFALAIGMAVGNFLHPGEGLVVNDQVAASGAEIASNASHGSTMEFLVGIIPTSLVSALTSGEVLQTLFVALLVGFALQAMGKAGEPIIKGVGHIQRLVFRILAMIMWAAPVGAFAAIAAVVGATGLGALKSLAVLMIGFYITCALFVFVVLGTLLKVAAGINIFALLKYLGREFLLIVSTSSSESALPRLIAKMEHAGVDKSTVGVVVPTGYSFNLDGTAIYLTMASLFIASAMGDPLSIGEQVSLLVFMMIASKGAAGVTGAGMATLAGGLSSHRPELVDGVGLIVGIDRFMSEARAVTNFAGNAVATVLIGHWTGGLDREQYKGAISGAIPFDESTMVDDHGATEPADSPDDEAARLAQEKVLSRA; encoded by the coding sequence ATGAGCAGCAGCACCTCGGCGGCGCCGGCGCAGAAGCGCAAGAGCAACGCCCGCACCCACTACCTCTACATCGCGGTCATCGTGGCCGTGGCGCTCGGCATCCTGGTCGGCGCCGTGGTGCCCGACTTCGCCGTCGAGCTCGAGCCGATCGGCAAGGCGTTCGTCGCCCTCATCAAGATGATGATCCAGCCGATCATCTTCTGCACGATCGTCCTCGGCGTCGGCTCCATCCGCAGTGCTGCGAAGGTCGGCAAGGTCGGCGGCCTGGCCCTCGGCTACTTCATCGGCATGAGCACCTTCGCCCTGGCCATCGGCATGGCCGTCGGCAACTTCCTGCACCCGGGTGAGGGCCTCGTCGTCAACGACCAGGTCGCCGCGTCCGGTGCGGAGATCGCCAGCAACGCCTCGCACGGCAGCACGATGGAGTTCCTCGTCGGCATCATCCCGACGTCGCTCGTCTCGGCGCTGACCTCGGGCGAGGTGCTCCAGACGCTGTTCGTCGCGCTCCTCGTGGGCTTCGCGCTGCAGGCCATGGGCAAGGCGGGCGAGCCCATCATCAAGGGCGTCGGCCACATCCAGCGCCTGGTCTTCCGCATCCTCGCGATGATCATGTGGGCCGCCCCCGTCGGCGCGTTCGCCGCGATCGCCGCGGTCGTCGGCGCCACCGGCCTCGGTGCGCTCAAGTCGCTCGCGGTGCTGATGATCGGCTTCTACATCACCTGCGCGCTCTTCGTCTTCGTCGTGCTCGGCACGCTGCTCAAGGTCGCCGCCGGCATCAACATCTTCGCGCTGCTCAAGTACCTCGGCCGCGAGTTCCTCCTCATCGTCTCGACGTCGTCCTCCGAGTCGGCCCTGCCGCGCCTCATCGCCAAGATGGAGCACGCCGGCGTCGACAAGTCCACGGTCGGCGTGGTGGTCCCGACGGGCTACTCCTTCAACCTGGACGGCACCGCGATCTACCTGACGATGGCCTCGCTGTTCATCGCCTCCGCGATGGGCGACCCGCTGAGCATCGGCGAGCAGGTCTCGCTCCTCGTCTTCATGATGATCGCCTCCAAGGGTGCGGCGGGCGTCACCGGCGCCGGCATGGCGACCCTGGCCGGAGGCCTCAGCTCGCACCGCCCCGAGCTGGTCGACGGCGTCGGCCTCATCGTCGGCATCGACCGCTTCATGTCCGAGGCCCGCGCCGTCACCAACTTCGCCGGCAACGCCGTCGCCACGGTGCTCATCGGCCACTGGACCGGCGGCCTCGACCGCGAGCAGTACAAGGGCGCGATCTCGGGCGCCATCCCGTTCGACGAGTCGACCATGGTCGACGACCACGGCGCCACGGAGCCGGCCGACTCGCCCGACGACGAGGCCGCCCGCCTCGCCCAGGAGAAGGTGCTCAGCCGCGCCTGA
- a CDS encoding NAD-binding protein encodes MPDRPSHDSAAAGRVALPDRQRSPWFELLKRLGAAVGILVGTVLLVYVDREGYTDNNDPTRAVDLVDALYYTTVTLSTTGYGDIAPVSTQARLVNAFVITPARVGFLVLLIGTTLEVLASQGREMFRVNRWRKRMAEHVVVIGYGTKGRRAVDTLVQNGWDRDAVVVVDPRQTAMDDAHADGLAIVIGDATRRDVLRRARVAEATQVVITTDRDDTNVLATLTVRQLNPEASIVTAVREQENVPLMRQSGADSVITSSDAVGRLLGLSSLSPALGSVMEDLLTYGEGLEVAERDLLVTEVGKAPQSLPDQVIAVVRDERVYRYFDPVVTQLARGDHLIVVRPAQELAWAPRPGTHGEASASAED; translated from the coding sequence GTGCCCGACCGCCCCTCCCACGATTCCGCGGCCGCTGGTCGGGTCGCCCTCCCCGACCGGCAGCGCTCGCCGTGGTTCGAGCTGCTCAAGCGCCTGGGCGCCGCCGTCGGCATCCTCGTCGGCACCGTGCTGCTGGTGTACGTCGACCGCGAGGGCTACACCGACAACAACGACCCCACGCGGGCCGTCGACCTGGTCGACGCGCTCTACTACACGACGGTCACGCTGAGCACGACTGGGTACGGGGACATCGCCCCGGTCAGCACGCAGGCGCGGCTCGTCAACGCGTTCGTCATCACGCCCGCACGCGTCGGGTTCCTGGTGCTGCTCATCGGCACCACCCTGGAGGTCCTCGCCTCCCAGGGTCGCGAGATGTTCCGGGTCAACAGGTGGAGGAAGCGCATGGCCGAGCACGTCGTCGTCATCGGCTACGGCACGAAGGGCCGACGCGCCGTCGACACCCTGGTGCAGAACGGCTGGGACCGCGACGCCGTGGTGGTCGTCGACCCCCGCCAGACCGCGATGGACGACGCCCACGCCGACGGGTTGGCGATCGTGATCGGTGACGCCACCCGCCGCGACGTGCTCCGCCGGGCCCGGGTGGCGGAGGCCACCCAGGTCGTCATCACCACGGACCGCGACGACACCAACGTGCTCGCCACGCTCACGGTGCGCCAGCTCAACCCGGAGGCCTCCATCGTCACGGCCGTCCGCGAGCAGGAGAACGTGCCGCTGATGCGCCAGAGCGGCGCCGACTCCGTCATCACCTCGTCCGACGCCGTCGGTCGCCTCCTCGGCCTGTCGTCGCTGTCGCCGGCGCTGGGCTCCGTCATGGAGGACCTGCTCACGTACGGCGAGGGGCTGGAGGTCGCGGAGCGGGACCTGCTCGTGACGGAGGTCGGCAAGGCGCCCCAGTCGCTGCCCGACCAGGTGATCGCGGTCGTCCGGGACGAGCGCGTCTACCGCTACTTCGACCCGGTCGTCACCCAGCTGGCGCGCGGCGACCACCTCATCGTCGTCCGTCCTGCCCAGGAGCTGGCGTGGGCACCACGCCCCGGCACCCACGGCGAGGCGTCGGCGTCGGCGGAGGACTGA